The segment tattaaatatacaaaaaaattttaaaaaatatagtaaagttttaaaatctattttctttattgttttatttcacataaaatataaaaagatcagtcaaataaattttgtaacaaGATGGAGTTACACatacaataaaaatacaataaaattaaaattaataagtatttaaatatctaatgaAAAAATTgaacttaaattttaaatataaaaatatataaataaaaatcaaattggaCTACAAATAAGTCACCCATCGATTCAACATGTACCTAGGGTTTTAGCATTTTTTGCAAGTTTTATTGGGTTTTCAAATAATTGATATTTCTTAAAATCCAAATTTGATTACATATCAGATCACTGGTTTACCGACTCGACTGTGGATCGTCCAAGTCAAGTTTAAAACCGCTGATTTGAATGCAATATGTTTTGAATAGACACAATTCTTacaaattaacaaaacaatAGTAACATTGTTAATGAAATTTTGCATCACAAAATATTATGCGCTTTAAaaacgcggatcaaaatctagttttatattataaatgcaTGTTGCCATACCTAAAGCTTATCATTGTAAAAGCATCTCTATAGGCTATGGGTAAGTATATATgagatatataatattattaattttaatgtaatttatttaataattaaattttaaattttaaatcataaaataaactaaGCCGATTAAAAAGTAACAGGTGCATGTAGAATATCTTACACTTCTTTTTTGCTGAAGTTTTCAGAAGAAAACACTTGCTTCTCTTCTTCTAACTTTTTCATTTGTAATGTATAGACTAGAGACTATGCAAAATATATTATGCAATGGGGATGATTAGTAATGCAAGACGCCATAGTAATGCAAGATGAGAGATCATGATAAAGAAAACATTGTttgatgaaaaattcaaaaaaaaaactattcctTTTAATCGTAAAAATCTCTGTGGCTCTTATTGGTAGCCAATTCGGAGTAAAATGGAATAAAAGTTTGTGTTGTTGCTTCGAcacatgttttattttattcggATTAAACAATTATTCTTATATGTTTTTGTGGTAGTTAGacacattttttattttccatCGTTAATTTTCACTCGTTAAGTACTAAAAAGAATTTTATATTATGCGGATCCATATACATTTtctccttttatttttattctgcAAATTAACTTACCAGTCATAGTCTATATAAACGAAGGCGACCCCAAGAGAAAATATTCATCAAGCAACAAAAAACACACAGTTTACTCACAAGTCACAACACAAATTAGAAGAGACAGACAGAGAGATGGCGACGTCAGGAACATATGTAACAGAGGTTCCGTTGAAAGGATCAGCAGAGAAACACTACAAAAGGTGGAAGAGTGAGAACCACCGCTTTCCAGACGCCATAGGCCATCACATCCAAGGTGTCACAGTCCTCGAAGGCGATTGGGACTCTCATGGATCCATCAAGATTTGGAACTACACATGCGGTAACAATACACAAAATAGTTGCACCAAATTTTCAGTCAGTAATATACATAATCAAGCGGCTTTACCgtatatttataaattcatGAGCTCTCTCTAAACTGATTCACTCTTTTGTGAACCCGgcaattaaattttatttatagtaGAATTGTCCAAGAAAAAGAGTAGAATCATATAGTGCTAACTTAATGAATGATGATTATGTAAATAAATGTTTATGAAGATGGGAAACCGGAAGTGTTTAAGGAGAGGAGAGAGATAGACGATGAGAATAATGCGGTCACGGTCAGAGGTCTTGAAGGCCACGTGATGGAGACTCTTAAGCTGTATGACACCACCATTCAGTTCATTCAAAAATCGCCTGATGATATCGTTTGCAAGATCACTATGGTCTGGGAGAAGCGAACCGATGACTCACCTGAGCCCATTAACTACATGAAGTTGGTCACGAGCATGGTTGCTGATATGGACAACCACGTCCTCAAAGCTTAAATAAAACCTCTTTATCTTTCAAAACATCATCACCGGCTTCCTCTGTGTGTTGTGTGGGTGTCTTTCGTTTGTTGAAATCAATATAATAATGGAGCCCTTGTATGGTTTGGTTAATTACTATTACTGCTTGGTTTTGTAATATGCTTTCATGTTTTTAGTTATGGTGAGTAATTAACTGCAAGGTTTCATGTTATGTCATGTGTATGTCCATCTACACATGTCTCCTTGTAGAAAATGCTATAGTGTATAGTTTGTGTGATATATATGTTACAAAAatctatataaataaatgaaaatagtatatattattattatctagCCAATTTGGATGGATGTTGGCACAATTGGAAAAGACGTTCTCGTCTATGAATATGACTAATTTGCTTTTATGGTTGTTCCTAATGCATGTTCTACTTTTATcctcaaaattaaattattttcccAAATAATTTTTTGCATATGCCAGTGCCTTGCCTACCATTTGAAGGGACTACGGCAagaacttaaaataaaaaatacttataaaaaggttaaaatattagcgtttaaaaaaattacatgttcTATAATTACTTTCTGATTTGGTgtttaaaaatactattataagtagggtttttagtaattaaacccctcaactaaagatgaatcgtaaaaaaaaccctcaactaaaaatcctgtgaaataaaccttcaactttagttccgttaatatatgttaccctccgtctaaaaaaccgtgacagagggtgacatatgttaacggtttataagttgagggtttataatgttgaaaacttagttgagggttttttttacgattcgaaaatagttgaggggttttatcactaaaggTCATTAAAaggtttttaagttatttattatccatttatacattattttagattgatttgtaagcctttaaaactaatatatatttttaatacattaatatattaaaaaattaatttatacatcttaaattaataattttcaacacgatttacaacttattataacttcaaaatattaaattatttgatatttggcaatagtgatataaaaaaaattgtgtatatcgtcattttcaaatatcaaataattgaaaatttctaagttatattaagtcttaagtagtgttgaggataattcatccatgaagtcaatctttttatttggagtatgacgtactttttcttattttcatgattttcgtcatcaggctcatactttcctattttcctatattgttcttgatttattgtattactttatgtttcaaatatattattgatcaagaaaataaaaatataatgtagttattcagaaatcaatgagaataaaaataatcatgcattattttggaGGGGGAGAGAAGTATGAGCCGGATGacagaaatcatgaaaataggaAAAAGTGCGTCATAttctaaatagaaagattaacttcatggatgaattatctcgacactacttaagacttaatataacttagaaactataaattatttcatatttgacaatgacgatataaacacacaaatttgtttatatcactattgccaaatatcaacccctcaactaaagatgaatagtaagaaaaaccctcaactaaaaatccagtgaaataaaccctcaacttataaatcgttaacatatgtcaccctctgtcacggttttttagacggagggtaccatatgttaacggaactaaagttgagggtttatttcacaggatttttagttgagggttttttttacgattcatctttagttgagggatttaattactaaaaacccttatAAGTACTAATtatcatatttcatatttttttatatcgaacttccataattttaagtatattttgtaaatttattaATCCTACTGTAACTCGTATaaatcatataactattttatgaaaatatgaactaattttaaattaatgagtTAAGAACAAAATGTAGAAAATCATAAGAGTGCATACAACACAATCGATAACTGAAatctaaaaaattatttttgtaaaagttATAAAGAAACATATacttatgtgaaagaaatacaTGAACGTAATCACTTCTAAAAATGGTGGTGATTGGTTAATGTTGTAGAAGCTGCACACAGCATTATTATAACTACAGCACCGATTTGACAGCATTCAGAATTTGTTAACTTTTTTGTTTCTACAACACTGCTTTAAGTTTACGGCTGTACAACAGCTCTAGAGAGCAATATATCTACAGCCTAATTTTATGGGCTTTGAAAGTATATTTACATTAGCTTTATTCCAATATTAATTTGTAAACATTAAAACCTTAGTTCTTCGTATCATTcatctgtttttcttttcttttctgcttttaaatttgatttgacAATTAATATCTTATTGTTATTCTTATGGTTATGTATTTGTGTATTatgtcaaatttatttttattaaaattttaaattagtctattttatagaaaattttaa is part of the Brassica rapa cultivar Chiifu-401-42 chromosome A09, CAAS_Brap_v3.01, whole genome shotgun sequence genome and harbors:
- the LOC103839482 gene encoding MLP-like protein 328, with the protein product MATSGTYVTEVPLKGSAEKHYKRWKSENHRFPDAIGHHIQGVTVLEGDWDSHGSIKIWNYTCDGKPEVFKERREIDDENNAVTVRGLEGHVMETLKLYDTTIQFIQKSPDDIVCKITMVWEKRTDDSPEPINYMKLVTSMVADMDNHVLKA